In Carassius auratus strain Wakin chromosome 36, ASM336829v1, whole genome shotgun sequence, the following are encoded in one genomic region:
- the ghrh gene encoding somatoliberin, with protein MSLFSRLRSTSPITQVRMMQRVAMLLFCCLLLSATSSPVYPLRFGQRAAAILMTSSIEDPMQLPADTSSQTPDAEFRFGRHADAIFTNSYRKVLGQISARKFLQTVMGKRLGPETQNYVKRHSGIYGDTFNQDVDMDVIEREQSYREPQRLKFSVVTQ; from the exons ATGTCTTTGTTCAGTAGACTGAGGAGCACATCACCAATCACACAAG TGAGAATGATGCAGAGAGTTGCCATGCTATTGTTCTGCTGCCTGTTACTTTCAGCGACATCTTCCCCAGTCTATCCACTGAG GTTCGGTCAGAGAGCGGCTGCGATACTGATGACCTCCTCTATTGAGGATCCAATGCAGTTGCCAGCAGACACTTCATCCCAAACACCAGATGCTGAGTTTAG GTTTGGGAGACATGCTGACGCCATCTTTACCAACAGCTACCGAAAAGTTCTTGGTCAAATATCTGCCAGAAAATTCCTTCAAACTGTTATGGGCAAAAGACTTGG ACCAGAAACTCAAAACTATGTGAAACGCCACTCTGGCATATATGGAGACACCTTCAATCAAGATGTGGATATGGAtgtaattgaaagagaacaaagTTACAGAGAACCACAACGACTTAAGTTCTCAGTAGTTACACAATGA